Proteins encoded by one window of Glycine soja cultivar W05 chromosome 15, ASM419377v2, whole genome shotgun sequence:
- the LOC114386958 gene encoding myb family transcription factor APL-like yields the protein MERMFPPKKPSTMNSHDRSMCVQGDSGLVLTTDPKPRLRWTVELHERFVDAVAQLGGPDKATPKTIMRVMGVKGLTLYHLKSHLQKFRLGKQPHKDFNDHSIKDGMRASALELQRNIGSSSAMIGRNMNEMQMEVQRRLHEQLEVQKNLQLRIEAQGKYMQSILEKAYHTLAGENMATNMKGMGAPLGTTEMGVMKEFGSLNYPSFQDLNIYASGDQQLDGFMPSNNNNETLFVGKKRPNCPYSGSGKSPLIWSDDLRLQDLGTASSCISPQDDPFKGDHKVQISPPSMDSDPISEIYDTKPMILHGESVSDQNKFDASMKVERPSPKRSPLQPDRTSPMINSSSVAQGRSSPFG from the exons ATGGAACGAATGTTCCCTCCTAAGAAGCCTTCAACTATGAATTCCCATGACAGGTCCATGTGTGTGCAAGGGGACTCAGGGCTTGTCCTCACCACTGACCCAAAGCCACGCCTCCGTTGGACTGTTGAACTACATGAACGCTTTGTTGATGCTGTTGCTCAGCTTGGAGGACCTGATA AGGCCACTCCTAAAACAATCATGAGGGTTATGGGAGTGAAGGGTCTCACCCTTTACCACCTTAAGAGCCACCTTCAG AAATTCAGGCTTGGAAAGCAGCCCCACAAGGATTTCAATGACCACTCGATTAAGGATGGCATGAGAG CTTCGGCTTTAGAACTTCAAAGAAATATCGGCTCCTCTTCTGCCATGATTGGCCGCAACATGAACGA GATGCAAATGGAGGTGCAGAGAAGATTGCATGAACAACTAGAG GTTCAAAAGAACCTTCAGCTGAGGATTGAGGCTCAAGGAAAATACATGCAGAGTATATTGGAGAAGGCTTATCACACACTAGCAGGAGAAAACATGGCCACAAACATGAAGGGTATGGGAGCTCCTCTAGGCACCACTGAAATGGGGGTCATGAAGGAATTTGGTTCTCTCAATTACCCTTCTTTTCAAGATCTTAACATTTATGCCAGTGGTGACCAACAACTTGATGGCTTTATGCCATctaataataacaatgaaacTTTGTTTGTGGGTAAGAAGAGGCCTAATTGCCCCTATAGTGGTAGTGGAAAGAGTCCACTGATTTGGAGTGATGATCTCAGGCTTCAAGATTTGGGAACAGCTTCATCATGCATTAGTCCTCAAGATGACCCTTTCAAAGGTGATCATAAGGTTCAGATTTCACCACCATCAATGGATAGTGATCCCATATCGGAGATTTATGACACAAAACCAATGATACTCCATGGAGAAAGTGTAAGTGATCAGaacaaatttgatgcatctaTGAAGGTAGAAAGGCCTTCTCCAAAAAGATCACCACTTCAACCAGATAGGACTAGTCCTATGATCAATTCTAGTTCTGTGGCACAAGGTAGAAGCTCCCCATTTGGTtga